One segment of Fusarium oxysporum f. sp. lycopersici 4287 chromosome 7, whole genome shotgun sequence DNA contains the following:
- a CDS encoding GAF protein, whose translation MVHADASNFADGITKEDAYEQVLWQAEGLITDQRNWVCNLSNAASLLWHAYKSLESPSKDVNWAGFYVLDKSSQDPQLILGPFQGKVACQTIKFGKGVCGAAAATQETQLVRDVEEFPGHIACDGDSKSEIVVPIVVAQDDGSKKLVAIIDIDCAELNGFDEVDKAHLEQLAALLAKSCDW comes from the exons ATG GTTCACGCTGATGCATCAAACTTTGCCGACGGCATAACAAAGGAGGACGCTTATGAGCAAGTGCTCTGGCAGGCCGAGGGCCTGATCACTGACCAACGTAACTGG GTCTG CAACCTTTCAAATGCTGCTTCCCTATTGTGGCACGCATATAAATCTCTGGAATCACCGAGCAAAGATGTGAACTGGGCTG GCTTTTACGTCCTTGACAAATCATCTCAAGATCCGCAGCTCATTCTGGGCCCCTTCCAGGGAAAGGTTGCCTGCCAGACTATCAAGTTCGGTAAAGGCGTTTGcggagcagcagcagcgacCCAAGAGACACAGCTAGTCCGAGACGTGGAGGAGTTTCCGGGACATATTGCTTGTGATGGAGACAGCAAGAGCGAGATCGTCGTGCCTATTGTGGTTGCTCAGGACGACGGTTCGAAGAAGCTGGTGGCTATCATCGACATCGACTGTGCTGAGCTGAACGGTTTCGACGAGGTTGACAAGGCCCATCTCGAGCAACTGGCAGCTCTCCTTGCCAAGAGCTGTGACTGGTAG